Proteins from a single region of Companilactobacillus farciminis KCTC 3681 = DSM 20184:
- a CDS encoding oxalate decarboxylase family bicupin, whose protein sequence is MSNRRVEPERTADNAGWIDRGPRNYERDLQNPDLLVPPITDHGTVSNLRFSFSDAHMRIEEGGWTREVTNRELPASHDLTGVDMCLKPGAYRELHWHKEAEWAFMIAGNARVTALDAEGRSFIDDINAGDLWNFEAGIPHSIQALDQGCEFLLVFSEPDFSENNTFLLTDWLAHTPKDIVAANFKVDESVLANLPGKEKYIFNGEVPGPISEVKKNNPNGDVPSPFTFHMNDLKPHEFEAGKVWIIDSKVFPVAQTISAAIVEIQPGGMRELHWHPKSEEWDYFVQGHAKVGVFNSASLARTFNFQAGDVGVIPIVAGHYIKNIGDEPLIFLEVFKNPVYSDISLNKWLATSPTQMISDHLNISPETVEQFPKEEAAVVWYDQSHSKKNVESSTEETPQDLQYKAGQVFK, encoded by the coding sequence ATGTCAAATAGAAGAGTTGAACCTGAACGTACAGCCGATAATGCAGGTTGGATTGATCGAGGTCCTAGAAATTACGAACGTGATCTACAAAACCCTGATTTGCTTGTACCACCAATCACTGATCATGGTACAGTTTCCAATTTACGTTTTAGCTTTTCTGATGCACATATGAGAATTGAGGAAGGTGGTTGGACACGCGAAGTTACCAACCGTGAACTGCCAGCTTCACATGATTTAACTGGGGTCGACATGTGCTTGAAGCCAGGAGCATATAGAGAATTACATTGGCACAAAGAAGCTGAATGGGCTTTTATGATTGCCGGAAACGCCAGAGTGACTGCACTAGATGCAGAAGGTCGCAGTTTTATTGATGATATCAATGCTGGGGACCTTTGGAACTTTGAGGCCGGAATTCCTCACTCAATTCAAGCCTTGGATCAAGGTTGTGAATTCTTACTTGTATTTAGTGAACCTGATTTTTCTGAAAATAATACTTTCTTACTAACTGATTGGTTGGCTCATACTCCAAAGGATATTGTCGCTGCTAATTTTAAGGTTGATGAAAGTGTATTAGCTAACTTGCCTGGTAAAGAAAAATACATCTTCAACGGTGAAGTCCCAGGCCCAATTTCTGAAGTTAAGAAGAATAATCCAAATGGCGACGTACCATCACCATTTACATTCCATATGAATGATCTGAAACCACATGAATTCGAAGCTGGTAAGGTCTGGATTATTGATTCAAAGGTCTTCCCAGTTGCACAAACAATTTCAGCTGCAATCGTAGAAATTCAACCAGGTGGTATGCGTGAACTTCACTGGCACCCTAAGTCAGAAGAATGGGATTATTTTGTTCAGGGGCATGCCAAGGTGGGTGTCTTCAATTCTGCTTCACTTGCAAGAACATTTAATTTCCAAGCTGGAGACGTTGGCGTAATTCCAATCGTTGCTGGACACTATATCAAGAATATCGGCGATGAACCATTAATCTTCCTAGAAGTCTTTAAGAACCCAGTTTATTCAGATATTTCTCTAAACAAATGGTTGGCTACTTCACCAACACAAATGATTTCTGATCATTTGAATATCAGTCCAGAAACAGTTGAACAATTTCCTAAAGAAGAA
- a CDS encoding SAP domain-containing protein, translating to MSNRPQFDVKMTSEVFISFYWYKTELEQICREYKLPSYGTKAELTNYIVKFLDGVPSSNIKSVRKIRRDTSKKLQSKDIRLDTKLLNSGFSLNKEARKFFEEYYNVQKFSFCKSMGIKMREVEKSGDTKATVADLIHVIENTEKDATPNKEEQTYQWNNFVRDFMNDELSKKYKSPMKVAAILWKLVRNSNQEKKYSHELMVKNNKLIETYLK from the coding sequence ATGTCTAATAGACCGCAATTTGATGTAAAAATGACTAGTGAAGTCTTCATTAGCTTTTATTGGTACAAAACTGAATTGGAACAAATATGTAGAGAATACAAATTACCAAGCTATGGAACGAAGGCAGAATTAACAAACTATATTGTAAAATTCTTAGATGGCGTTCCGTCGTCAAATATCAAATCCGTTAGAAAAATAAGAAGAGATACTTCAAAAAAATTGCAATCAAAAGACATAAGATTAGATACAAAATTACTGAATTCTGGCTTTTCTCTTAATAAGGAAGCTAGAAAATTCTTTGAAGAATATTACAATGTACAAAAATTCTCATTTTGTAAATCAATGGGCATCAAAATGAGAGAAGTTGAAAAGAGCGGAGATACAAAAGCTACCGTTGCGGATCTAATCCACGTCATAGAAAACACAGAAAAAGATGCAACTCCTAATAAGGAAGAACAAACTTATCAGTGGAACAATTTTGTACGAGATTTCATGAATGATGAACTTTCAAAAAAATATAAATCTCCGATGAAGGTTGCAGCAATTCTTTGGAAATTAGTAAGAAACTCTAATCAAGAAAAGAAATACAGTCACGAATTAATGGTTAAAAATAATAAATTGATTGAAACGTATTTAAAATAG